Part of the Halobaculum halobium genome, GCGACTCCTCTGGCGCCGGAGATCGGCTCGTCGTCGAGCACCTCGTCGATCCGGTCGAGATCGGTGTCGCCGACGGCGACGCCGCGGACCAGCGTCGTCAGCCGACGGACGAACTCGCGGGGGAACCCGCCGGCGGCGACCGTGAGGACGAGGAAGTCGTCGACGGCAGGGGCGTCGACCGACACCGACAGATCGCGGCGGGTGATCGGGCCGCGCGGGTCGCTCGTGAGGTTGTGGACGTCGTGCTCGCCCGACAGCGCCGCGGCGGCGTCGCGGGCGCGGTCGCGGTCGGCGCCGGGCGCGTGCAGGTGGTAGCGGTACGTGCGCCGGGCGGCGTCGTGGGTCGCGTGGAAGTCGTCGCCCACGTCGGCGCTGGCCCACACGCGGACGCCCGCGGGGAGTTCGCTGGAGAACGCCCGCGGCGTGAGCCAGTCGGGCGCGTCGAGGGCGACGGTCTGGCGGACCGCCGAGACGCCGCGATCGGTACGCCCGGCGGCGGCGTAGCCGGCCGGGACGTCCGCGTCGCGCGCGAGCACGTCAAGCGCCCGGAGCGCGTCGAGCAGCGTCCCCTCGACGGTCGGCACGTCGGGCTGGCGCTGGAAGCCGAAGAAGGGGCGGCCGTCGTAGGCGACGCGGTAGGCGCGGCGGGCAGCCATCCGGCCTACGCGAAGTCGTCGAACGTCGGCCGGTCGAACCCGCCCGGGAACTCGTCGACGGACGCGGTCGTCTGGTCGCCGGAGGCCATGTCCTTCAGCGTCACCTCCTCGTTCGCGAGGTCCTGCTCGCCGACGATGACGACCGTCTCGGCGTTGATCGAGTCGGCGTAGTTCAGCTGCGCCCCGAAGCTCCGGTCGGAGACGTCCGACTCGACAACGTGGCCGCGGCCACGGAGGTCGCGGGCGATCCGGGCGGCCGTCGGCCGCGTGTCGCCGACCTGCAGCACGTAGTAGTCGGTCTCGATCGCCGCGTCGGGGGCCACGCCCGCCCGTTCGAGGAGGAGCCCCAGCGGGGCGTGCCCGGGGGCGACGCCGACCGCGGGCGTGGGCTGGCCGCCGAAGTCCTCGATGAGGTCGTCGTAGCGGCCGCCGCCGAAGACGGAGCGACCGATCTCGCCGGTCGCGTCGAAGCACTCGAAGACGGCGCCGGTGTAGTAATCGAGCCCGCGGGCGGTACGAAGGGAGAGATCGCAGTGCTCACCGACGCCGAAGTCGTCGGCGGCCGCGAGGACCGCCCGGAGGTTGTCGACGGCGGCCGCGAGCTCCTCGTTGTCGGGAGCGAAGTCGGTCAGCTCGGCAAGGTCCGCGGGGTCGTCGACGCCAAGCAGATCGTCGAACTCGCGCGCTTCGTCGAAGCCGAGGCCGGCGTCGTTGAGCAGGTCGAGGTACTCGGTCTCGTCGACCTTCTCGGACTTGTCGACCGCGCGGATCGCCGCGCGCACGTCCACGTCGTCGCCGAACGAGCGCAGCAGCGATCCGAGGATGTCGCGGTGACTGACGCGGAACTCGAAGTCGTCGGTCGAGAGCCCCAATTCGGTGAGCGCGTCCGCGGCGGTCGCGAGCACCTCGGCGTCGGCGACGGGCTCGGCGGAGCCGAAGATGTCGATGTTCGTCTGATAGAATTCCCGAAAGCGACCCTGCTGGACGGCCTCGTAGCGCCAGAACGGCCGCGTCGAGACCCACTTGACGGGCTTGGACAGCTCCTGGGCCTTCGCGGCGTACATCCGCGCGACCGTCGGCGTCAGCTCCGGCGAGAGCGTGACGTGGCGGCCGCCGTGGTCCTCGAAGGCGTACAGCTCGTCGACGATGTCGTCGCCGGACTTGTCGGTCCACATCTCCGCCGGCTCCAGCCGGGGGGTGTCGATCTCGCGGAAGCCGTACCCGCGCGCGACCGACTCCAGCGTGTCGGTCACCTCCCGACGGACGGCCATCTCGGGGGGGTAGAAGTCGCGGAACCCCTTCAGGCGCTCGTAGGTGGGCATTAGCGGGTACGTCGCGGGTCCGGGACGTTAACCCCCGTGGTTCGCGGTCGGCTCGCCGACCGCGCCGTCGGTCCCCCCGTCGCCTCAGTTCGGGCGGGCTCGCGGGCCGACAACCCGGTCGCATCCGGCCGCCCGCCTCCGCCGGTCACACCGCGAGCAGACCGACGCCACACACCGCGAGCGCGGCGGCGACGAGCCGCGCCCCCAGCCGCCGCTCGCCGAGGATCACCCCGCCGAGCACGACCGCGACGACGGCCTGCGTGTTGATCACGGGCGAGGCGATGCTGGCGGGTAACGCGGCGAACGCGACGCTCGTGAGGTGTTCGGCGACGGCGACGAGGAGTCCGAGCGCGAGGAACGTCGGCGCCGGCGTCTCCCACGAGCGCTGGCCGCGCCAGTCGCGGACGGCCAGCGGGAGCAACACGAGGAGGACCCCGCCGAGCACGACGACGACGAGCGCCTCCGGCGGGAGGCCGACCCGGTCGAGGACCGCGCGCTTGGCCACGTCGCCGACGGCGTAGGCAACCGCCGACAGCAACGCGAGCTGCGCGGGGCGAGCCGTCACCGCGCGCCGGAGCGGCTCGACTGGGTCGCCGCCGCGGTAGTTGGCGACGTACACCGCGGCGGTGACGACGGCGATGCCGACGAACGCGAGCGCCGGGAGGTCGGCGCCCAGCAAGAGCAGCTCCAGCGGGAGCACGAACACGGGGACGACCTTGTTGATCGGCGTGACGTACGACACCTCTCCGAGCGCGAGCGCGTTCACGAACAGGACGAAGCCGACGCCGACGCCCAGCACCGCCCCCGCCAGCGCGAGCACCGCGGGCGCGCCCAGCATCGCGGGGTCGGGCAGCGACGACGGCGACAGGCGGGTCGCGACGACCGGCGCGTACCACGCCAGCGCGCAGGCGTTCACGAGCACCGTCAGCACCGTCGCGGGGACGCCGGCGACGTAGCGCTTCAGTGCGAACAGGTAGACGCCCCACAGCACCGCGGCCGCGACGGCGACGCCGATTCCGGGAGCGACGAGTTGGAGCGGCGCGGCGATCGGGGACACACTCGGGGTCGACGGTCGGGGGTAAAAACGGCGCGGATGACGGCGAGGATAGCGGCCGACAGGGCGGGGGATCGCGACCGGTTGCGGGGTGACCGTGACTGGTCAGCGCGTCCCGCGCACGTACGTCTGTTCGTGCGCTGGGAACACCTCGGCGACCGCGTCGTCGCCGCCCACCTCGCGGAGCAGAGCGCGGAGTTCGCCCTCGTAGTCGGCCTTCGGCACCTCCTCGGAGGGACCGGACTCCACCTCCAGCGTCTCGTCGACGAGCCGGTCGACGGCGCCGCGACCGAATCCCGAGAGCGGTGAGATGTAGTCGACGCCGTGGCGGTCCTCCAGCGACTGGGCGAACGCCCGTGAGATGGAGGGTACGCGATCGTCGCGGCGGGTGCCGTCGGCGACGGCGTCCACGTCGCGACCGGCGACCGACTCCAAGGCGTGCTCGTGGACGCGCTGGATCCCGTTGCGGGGGAAGCCGTCCGCGCGCATCCGCTCGACCGCCTCGTGGGCGACCTCGGGGTCGAGGTCGTGGGTCTCGAACGGGAAGCCCAACGCCTCGGCCGCACGTCGGGCGTGCTCGTGGTCTTCGGTCACCCCGAAGTGAGCGGTGACGAGCGTCACCTCGTAGAAGCGATCGAGGACGAGCGCGGCGAGCGAGGAGTCTTTCCCGCCGCTGTAGCAGAGCGCGAGGTCCACGCGTGCGTCAGCGACGACGGATGTCGAAGCTCTTCTGGTCGGGCTGCAGTTCGCGCAGCAGCTCCTTCATCTGGTCCTCGTCGATGCGGCCGTTCACCCGGCCGCTGCGCGCCAGCGAGGTGACCTGCTGTTTCACCTGCGCGGCGAAGTCGGGTTTGCTCATCTCGACGGCGTTGAGCCGCTGGCGCGCGCCGTCGGTAAGATACTGCTTCAGCAGCGCCTCCTGCTGGCGCTCGGCCTGCTCTTGGGCCGCCTGCTGGGCCTCCGCGTCGCCCTGCCCCTGGCCCTGTGCTTGGTCTTGCAGCTCCTGCAGCTTCTGCTCGCGCAGTTCCTCCAGCCGCTCGTCGTCCGGAGTCTCGCTCATGTCGGATGAAAGTTGCCGGCGAGCGGTCAAAACGATTGTGGGTGGTCACCGGCGCGCGCGACCGCGACCGGGCCGGGCAGCCGAACCCGCCCCGACCGCGGTGCTTCACGGGTTGGGTGAGGGCGCGGCTGCACCGCCGAGGGGTCGGTCGTCGAAAAACGCGGACTACGGTTCGTCGACCCGACTTAGGCGTAGCGCTCGAGCTCGGGACGGTCGAGCTCTTCGAGCACCTCGCCGGCGACCTCGTCGAGGAACGAGCGGCCCTCGTCGGTGATGCGTCGACCTTCGCCCTGGGCGGTCTCGACGAAGCCCTCCTCTTCGAGCTGCTGGAGCGCGACGCGGATGATCTTGCGCGAGCCGCCCTCGTGCTCGGGGGGGCTCACGACGTAGCGGTTCGAGCCGTGCTTGGCGCCGCCGTACTCGGTGGCGAGGCGCTCGACGCCGACGGGCCCGCGGTCGGCGACCTTGCGCAGCAGCGAGGCGGCGCGGCGGAACCAGAAGTCCTCCTGCTGGGGCGGGAGCTCGCGGTCCTGCCCGGACTTGGTGAACTGCACCCACTCCGGCTGTTCGATGCGATCCTCCAGTCGAGCGGCGACCTCGTCGATGAGGTCCGCCGCCGGGACGTCGTAGAGGGTAACCATACGGGCGATTTCACCGTCGTTCCGTTTAAAGCCGTCGTATCACCCCTCGCGTGTGAGGCGTCCACGGGATCGGTGCGATCGGCCGTTCGCCTCGCCGCGCCCGGAGTCAGCCGACACTGTCGGCGCCGATCACGCTCACGACGGTCCCGCCGATTATCACCGGCACCCAGTAGACTGCGCCGCGATAGATGACCACGGCGCCCAGGGCCGCCGTCGCCGATACGGGCACCGAGGGAAGCGCGGCGAGGACGGCGACGAGCACGGCCTCGATGCCGCCGGCGCCGCCCGGCAGCGGCGTGACGCCGGCGATGGCACCCATCGGGACGACGAACAGCATCGCCGAGAACGGGACGGGCTGGTCGATCGCCAGGAACGCGAGATACAGCGCGATCATCTGGAAGATCCAGCCGAGTGTCGAGGCCGCCAGCGAGACGGCGATCCCCGTTCGGTCGGTGGCGACCCGCTCGATGGCGCCGAAGAAGTGGCCGATCCGCGACTCGACCGACTCCTCGGTCGGCGCAGCGAACACCGGAACCACGCGAGCGATCCGGCGGATGAGCGGGACGAACGCGGCGACGATACGACGCTCCAGCGCGTAGCGGTTGCGCCAACCGAGGTAGACGAGCCCCGGGACGAGGAGCGCGAGCGCGACGACAACGCCGGTCGCCAACTGGAGGCGGGTGCCGAACGTCGTCTCGGTCGCGAAGTACGCCGCGCCGACGAGCGCGAGCGTGATCGAGGGGACGAAGTTGAGCGTGTCCACGCTGGCGATGGCGGCCAGTCCGCGCTCGTACTCCGTGTCTGCCACCTTGGCGATGAGCAGCGCGGTGACCGGTTCGCCGCCGGCCTGCCCGAACGGGGTGACGTTGTTGGAGAACATCGCGCCGCTGAACACGAGGAACGATCGCACGACGGACAGCTGGATGCCGAGCACGCCGAGCACGGTCCTGAGCGCGACGGACCACGCGACGAGCCACCCGAGCGTGACGACGATCACGAGCGCGACCGTGTCCAGCGAGGCGCCCCGGAGCACGTCGAGGAGGTCGCCGACGCCGACGAGATACAAGAGCGCGCCGAGGACCGCGAACGCGCCGAGAAACCCGACGACGGTGGCGCGTAGCTGGTCCGAATCCATGCCCGGACGGTCGCCCGGCGTCCGCTTCAAGCCTCCGAAAACAGCGGAGACAGGCGAGTGGACCCGTCGCCGAATCCTCGGTCCAGACAGGCCGGATCGTGTCGGATCGGACCGGGTCAGATCGGATCGGACTGGACCGGACCAGATCGAGGCCGGCTGCGTCGCCGCGAAGGGAAACACCGTAGGTGTCGGCGCGGAAACGGGGCGTCGATGGACGAACGCGAGGCGCTCGCCCGGCTGGCTGACACACTCCCTGGCGCGGGCGACGACTGCGCGGTCGTCGGCGACCGGGTGCTCACGACCGACATGCTCCACGAGACGACCGATTTCCCCGCCGGCGTCGATCGCTACACGGCCGGCTGGCGGTCGGTCGGTGCCTCGCTGTCGGACGTGGCCGCGATGGGGGCCGACGCGGAGGCGGCCGTCGCGGCCTACGGGGCGCCGCGGTTCGATCCCGACGAGGTCGACGACTTCGTGCGCGGCGCTCGCGAGGTGTGTGACGCGGTCGACGCCGAGTACGTCGGTGGCGACCTCGACCACCACGGCGAGTTCACCGTCGCGACGACCGCGCTCGGGCAGACCGACGACCCGGTTCGGCGTGGCGGCGCAACGCGCGGGGACGCGGTGTGCGTCACCGGCGCGCTCGGCCGCAGCGCGGCCGCGATCAGAGCGTTTGAGACCGGCGACGCCGACCGCGGGAACGAGCTGTTCCGCTTCACCCCCCGGGTCGCCGCCGGCGCCGCGCTGCGCCCGTACGCGACGGCGATGATGGACTCCAGTGACGGACTCGCGCGCTCGCTGCACCAACTCGTCGAGGCGAGCGGCGTGAGCGATCTGGGGATGGATATCACCGAGTCGTACGTCCCTGTCGACGACGCGGTCGCGGACGCATTCGACGACTCCGAGGAGCGTCAGGAGGCCGCACTGTTCTTCGGCGAGGATTTCGAGTTGGTGTTCACGCTCCCGGGCGACGCCGTCGACGACGCTCGCGCGGCTTCGCCGACGCCGATCACCGTGATCGGAAACGTGACCTGGGACGGCGTCAGGATGGGCGGCGAACCTCTTCCGAACCGCGGATACGGGCACGCGGGGGAGTGATCGCTGGCGACGTCGCGAGCGCGGCGACGTGGGAACAGCCTGCCTGGGTGGCCGCGGTCGGCCGTCGAAGACCCATCCTCAGATCGTCGTCACTTGGATCGGGACGAGCATGAAGCACAAGAGCCCCAAGGCGAAGGTGAGCACGCCGACGGCGATCCGCTTCGGGCCGAGCGCGGAGTCGTCGATGGGGTTCGCGGGGCCGCGGTAGGCGATGAACGCCGAAAACAGTCCCCAGAAGGCCCACAGGCCGACAGACTCGTTGAGCCCGAGATCGCGGACGAAGTAGAGGTACGCGGCGATGCCGAACAGCGCGGCGGGGACGGCCGCCGCGACCGTCTCCTGGCGCTGTCCGACCATCGCGCGGACGATGTGACCGCCGTCGAGTTGGCCGACCGGAAGGAGGTTGAGGACGGTGAAGAACATCCCGACCCACGCGCCCATGATCACCGGGTGCGCCGTCTGTGTGGGGTCGGAGTAGCCGGTCGGCTGGTTCAATACCGCGGCGATCAGGTCGAGCAGCGGCGGGTTGTTGAAGACGATGACCTGCCCGCCGCCGCCGAGCACCGACGGCGGGACCGCGAACGGCCCCAACGAGAGCCCGATGACGGTGACGACGACGGTCGCGGCGAGTCCGGCGAGCGGACCCGCAACGCCGATAT contains:
- a CDS encoding lysylphosphatidylglycerol synthase transmembrane domain-containing protein gives rise to the protein MDSDQLRATVVGFLGAFAVLGALLYLVGVGDLLDVLRGASLDTVALVIVVTLGWLVAWSVALRTVLGVLGIQLSVVRSFLVFSGAMFSNNVTPFGQAGGEPVTALLIAKVADTEYERGLAAIASVDTLNFVPSITLALVGAAYFATETTFGTRLQLATGVVVALALLVPGLVYLGWRNRYALERRIVAAFVPLIRRIARVVPVFAAPTEESVESRIGHFFGAIERVATDRTGIAVSLAASTLGWIFQMIALYLAFLAIDQPVPFSAMLFVVPMGAIAGVTPLPGGAGGIEAVLVAVLAALPSVPVSATAALGAVVIYRGAVYWVPVIIGGTVVSVIGADSVG
- the thiL gene encoding thiamine-phosphate kinase, producing MDEREALARLADTLPGAGDDCAVVGDRVLTTDMLHETTDFPAGVDRYTAGWRSVGASLSDVAAMGADAEAAVAAYGAPRFDPDEVDDFVRGAREVCDAVDAEYVGGDLDHHGEFTVATTALGQTDDPVRRGGATRGDAVCVTGALGRSAAAIRAFETGDADRGNELFRFTPRVAAGAALRPYATAMMDSSDGLARSLHQLVEASGVSDLGMDITESYVPVDDAVADAFDDSEERQEAALFFGEDFELVFTLPGDAVDDARAASPTPITVIGNVTWDGVRMGGEPLPNRGYGHAGE
- a CDS encoding EamA family transporter → MSPIAAPLQLVAPGIGVAVAAAVLWGVYLFALKRYVAGVPATVLTVLVNACALAWYAPVVATRLSPSSLPDPAMLGAPAVLALAGAVLGVGVGFVLFVNALALGEVSYVTPINKVVPVFVLPLELLLLGADLPALAFVGIAVVTAAVYVANYRGGDPVEPLRRAVTARPAQLALLSAVAYAVGDVAKRAVLDRVGLPPEALVVVVLGGVLLVLLPLAVRDWRGQRSWETPAPTFLALGLLVAVAEHLTSVAFAALPASIASPVINTQAVVAVVLGGVILGERRLGARLVAAALAVCGVGLLAV
- a CDS encoding site-2 protease family protein; this translates as MSEAAATDHPRPPELDAVFHCSEVRRDDDRILYYGISDVGERELVRRVWPAFREAGYEVQAVTTDSGLDVLVARPYSDGLEAIPWLNVALLAATVLSTLLVGATAWYYVPLSTIQETPLAVLQAWPFTAAVLGVLLTHELGHYALGRYHGVDVSLPYVIPFILPFGTMGAIIRMRGQMPDREALFDIGVAGPLAGLAATVVVTVIGLSLGPFAVPPSVLGGGGQVIVFNNPPLLDLIAAVLNQPTGYSDPTQTAHPVIMGAWVGMFFTVLNLLPVGQLDGGHIVRAMVGQRQETVAAAVPAALFGIAAYLYFVRDLGLNESVGLWAFWGLFSAFIAYRGPANPIDDSALGPKRIAVGVLTFALGLLCFMLVPIQVTTI
- a CDS encoding DUF7411 family protein → MDLALCYSGGKDSSLAALVLDRFYEVTLVTAHFGVTEDHEHARRAAEALGFPFETHDLDPEVAHEAVERMRADGFPRNGIQRVHEHALESVAGRDVDAVADGTRRDDRVPSISRAFAQSLEDRHGVDYISPLSGFGRGAVDRLVDETLEVESGPSEEVPKADYEGELRALLREVGGDDAVAEVFPAHEQTYVRGTR
- the truA gene encoding tRNA pseudouridine(38-40) synthase TruA: MAARRAYRVAYDGRPFFGFQRQPDVPTVEGTLLDALRALDVLARDADVPAGYAAAGRTDRGVSAVRQTVALDAPDWLTPRAFSSELPAGVRVWASADVGDDFHATHDAARRTYRYHLHAPGADRDRARDAAAALSGEHDVHNLTSDPRGPITRRDLSVSVDAPAVDDFLVLTVAAGGFPREFVRRLTTLVRGVAVGDTDLDRIDEVLDDEPISGARGVAPAAPEPLVLADVSYPDVAFEPDPVAVATLRTVFSDRRVDALARGRVFGDVLDSIPE
- a CDS encoding 30S ribosomal protein S19e, with product MVTLYDVPAADLIDEVAARLEDRIEQPEWVQFTKSGQDRELPPQQEDFWFRRAASLLRKVADRGPVGVERLATEYGGAKHGSNRYVVSPPEHEGGSRKIIRVALQQLEEEGFVETAQGEGRRITDEGRSFLDEVAGEVLEELDRPELERYA
- a CDS encoding DNA-binding protein, with the translated sequence MSETPDDERLEELREQKLQELQDQAQGQGQGDAEAQQAAQEQAERQQEALLKQYLTDGARQRLNAVEMSKPDFAAQVKQQVTSLARSGRVNGRIDEDQMKELLRELQPDQKSFDIRRR
- the hisS gene encoding histidine--tRNA ligase, translated to MPTYERLKGFRDFYPPEMAVRREVTDTLESVARGYGFREIDTPRLEPAEMWTDKSGDDIVDELYAFEDHGGRHVTLSPELTPTVARMYAAKAQELSKPVKWVSTRPFWRYEAVQQGRFREFYQTNIDIFGSAEPVADAEVLATAADALTELGLSTDDFEFRVSHRDILGSLLRSFGDDVDVRAAIRAVDKSEKVDETEYLDLLNDAGLGFDEAREFDDLLGVDDPADLAELTDFAPDNEELAAAVDNLRAVLAAADDFGVGEHCDLSLRTARGLDYYTGAVFECFDATGEIGRSVFGGGRYDDLIEDFGGQPTPAVGVAPGHAPLGLLLERAGVAPDAAIETDYYVLQVGDTRPTAARIARDLRGRGHVVESDVSDRSFGAQLNYADSINAETVVIVGEQDLANEEVTLKDMASGDQTTASVDEFPGGFDRPTFDDFA